From one Nitrospinota bacterium genomic stretch:
- the metG gene encoding methionine--tRNA ligase → MKRFYITTPIYYVNDVPHLGHAYTTVAADVLARYHRKLLGKDNVFFLTGTDEHGQKAEQAAKKTGEPIQEYVDRHAKVFEDLWPRLGITNDDFIRTTQPRHTTKVQLALKTLKEKELIYAADYEGWYCVPDERFWTEKDLKDGNCPDCGRKVDQIREKNYFFKMGSYQQRLIDHIKANADFIAPDSRRNEVLGFLQKPLGDLCISRPKSRLPWGIELPFDRDYVAYVWFDALVNYISALDYPGGERFKKFWPAAVHLIGKDILTTHAVYWSTMLMALELDLPKKIFAHGWWTVDGKKMSKSLGNVVAPGVAADAVGADAFRYFLMREVPFGLDGDFSAAQLIATTNVDLANNLGNLVSRTLMMIEKYRGSLIPTPSNTGPIKRFIGGTVGVKRQDYKLNMERECAFNRALFHMTQLCDETNRFIVKNAPWTLAKNEADKELLDDVLYASAEAVRIIGAMIEPFMPEATERLAKKLGLADIGTLEWGGLKPGTKITTGEALFPRIEKDKAKEIMAMLTPKSGETAAAPAAPAVPLAPQITIDDFMKIDLRTAKVLHAEPVPKSSKLLKLSVDLGFEQRQVVAGIAQSYKPEDIIGKNVVMVANLKPATLMGVESHGMLLAANDGGRLVLCGTWETVQGGIKVK, encoded by the coding sequence ATGAAACGGTTTTACATAACCACCCCCATCTACTACGTCAACGACGTGCCGCACCTCGGCCACGCATACACCACCGTGGCGGCCGACGTGCTGGCCCGCTACCACCGTAAACTCCTCGGCAAAGATAATGTTTTCTTCCTCACCGGCACCGACGAGCACGGCCAAAAGGCCGAGCAGGCCGCGAAAAAAACGGGCGAGCCGATCCAAGAGTACGTGGACAGGCATGCCAAGGTCTTTGAAGACCTCTGGCCCAGGCTGGGCATCACCAACGACGATTTCATCCGCACCACCCAGCCGCGCCACACAACCAAAGTTCAGCTTGCCCTGAAAACGCTAAAGGAAAAAGAACTCATCTACGCCGCCGACTACGAGGGGTGGTACTGCGTGCCGGACGAACGCTTCTGGACGGAGAAAGACCTGAAAGACGGCAACTGCCCCGACTGTGGCCGCAAGGTGGATCAGATACGCGAGAAAAACTATTTCTTCAAGATGGGTTCGTACCAGCAGCGGCTGATTGACCACATTAAGGCCAATGCCGATTTTATCGCGCCCGACTCGCGCCGCAACGAGGTGCTTGGCTTCCTCCAAAAACCGCTGGGCGATCTCTGCATCAGCCGCCCCAAATCGCGCCTGCCGTGGGGGATAGAGCTTCCGTTCGACCGCGACTACGTCGCCTACGTTTGGTTTGACGCGCTGGTCAATTACATTTCCGCGCTGGATTATCCCGGCGGAGAACGATTCAAAAAGTTTTGGCCCGCCGCCGTACATCTAATCGGCAAGGACATCCTCACCACCCACGCCGTTTATTGGAGCACCATGCTGATGGCGCTGGAACTGGACCTGCCGAAAAAAATATTCGCGCACGGCTGGTGGACGGTGGACGGAAAAAAGATGAGCAAGTCGCTCGGCAACGTGGTCGCCCCCGGCGTGGCGGCGGATGCGGTGGGGGCGGATGCGTTCCGCTATTTCCTGATGCGCGAAGTGCCGTTCGGCCTCGACGGCGATTTTTCCGCCGCACAACTTATCGCCACTACCAACGTGGATTTAGCGAATAACCTTGGAAATCTCGTGTCCCGCACTCTTATGATGATAGAAAAATATCGGGGTAGTCTGATACCAACACCGAGTAATACTGGCCCAATCAAACGCTTTATAGGCGGCACAGTCGGTGTAAAGCGGCAAGACTATAAGCTCAACATGGAACGCGAATGTGCTTTTAACCGGGCATTATTTCATATGACCCAATTATGCGACGAGACGAACCGCTTCATCGTGAAAAACGCCCCGTGGACGTTGGCAAAAAACGAAGCGGATAAAGAATTACTTGATGATGTGCTGTACGCATCCGCAGAGGCTGTGCGTATCATAGGTGCGATGATCGAACCATTCATGCCAGAGGCTACTGAACGGCTTGCAAAGAAATTGGGCCTTGCTGATATTGGCACTCTTGAATGGGGCGGCCTGAAGCCCGGCACCAAGATAACCACCGGCGAGGCGCTTTTCCCCCGCATCGAAAAAGACAAAGCAAAGGAGATAATGGCTATGCTCACCCCCAAGAGTGGCGAAACGGCGGCGGCTCCGGCCGCGCCCGCAGTGCCGCTGGCCCCGCAGATAACCATCGACGATTTCATGAAGATAGACCTGCGCACCGCCAAGGTTTTGCACGCCGAGCCGGTGCCGAAAAGCAGCAAGCTGCTCAAGCTCAGCGTTGACCTGGGCTTCGAGCAACGGCAGGTGGTGGCCGGTATCGCGCAGAGCTACAAGCCGGAGGATATTATCGGCAAGAACGTGGTGATGGTGGCGAATCTGAAGCCCGCCACGCTGATGGGGGTGGAATCGCACGGGATGTTGCTCGCGGCCAACGATGGGGGTAGACTGGTGCTCTGTGGAACCTGGGAAACGGTACAGGGAGGTATAAAGGTAAAATGA
- a CDS encoding DNA polymerase III subunit — translation MELTFSGIWGQEHALGVLGQSLRRGAVASAYLFAGPRGTGKTTAALAFAKGLLCSGAETVPCGVCRSCKMVDAKSHPDFVHVYVKDSLVHMLPDFSEELEESKGKDPVKILRMAEMRKIISALSLKSYMGGRKVCIMEDTDTILRTTANAFLKTLEEPPGNTVIILISSNPAGLLPTIVSRCRQIRFVPMPPEKLAPLLEETLGTLPNEALRLARLAEGCPGTARGGGMEKMKEIDAAARELTAMLPELAPEAIIRFAESWKERRADIPALLERILETLRMAQRSALGVSSGANDDIVKTYNGIPDERVMDGFDAILAARPQLVFNPNVQLYLEALLFNVQSIIKYGYPLGNTTD, via the coding sequence ATGGAACTGACATTTAGCGGTATTTGGGGGCAGGAGCACGCGCTGGGCGTGCTGGGCCAGAGTTTGCGGCGCGGCGCGGTCGCCAGCGCCTACCTCTTCGCCGGGCCGCGCGGCACCGGCAAAACCACCGCCGCGCTTGCCTTCGCCAAGGGGCTGCTCTGCTCCGGCGCCGAAACCGTGCCGTGCGGCGTCTGCCGCTCCTGCAAGATGGTCGACGCCAAATCCCACCCCGATTTCGTGCATGTGTACGTGAAAGATTCGCTGGTGCATATGCTTCCCGATTTTTCGGAAGAGCTGGAGGAATCCAAGGGGAAGGACCCCGTGAAAATTTTGCGGATGGCGGAGATGAGAAAAATCATCTCGGCCCTCTCCCTGAAATCCTACATGGGGGGACGCAAGGTCTGCATCATGGAAGATACCGACACGATACTGCGCACCACCGCCAACGCGTTCCTCAAAACGCTGGAGGAGCCGCCGGGGAATACCGTCATCATCCTCATTTCGTCCAATCCGGCCGGGCTGCTGCCGACCATCGTCTCGCGCTGCCGCCAGATACGTTTTGTGCCGATGCCCCCCGAAAAGCTCGCCCCGCTGCTGGAAGAAACGCTGGGAACCTTGCCGAACGAGGCGTTGCGCCTGGCCCGGCTTGCCGAGGGGTGCCCCGGCACGGCGCGCGGCGGGGGGATGGAAAAAATGAAGGAGATAGACGCCGCCGCGCGCGAGTTGACGGCGATGCTGCCGGAGCTGGCGCCGGAGGCGATTATCCGCTTCGCCGAAAGCTGGAAGGAACGCCGCGCGGACATCCCGGCCCTGCTGGAACGGATACTCGAAACCCTGCGGATGGCGCAGCGGAGCGCTTTGGGCGTGTCATCGGGCGCAAATGATGATATTGTAAAGACTTATAACGGCATTCCGGATGAACGGGTGATGGACGGCTTCGACGCCATATTGGCGGCGAGGCCGCAACTGGTCTTCAACCCGAATGTACAGCTGTACCTGGAAGCCTTGCTTTTTAACGTGCAATCGATAATTAAATATGGATACCCGCTTGGAAACACAACTGATTGA
- a CDS encoding MFS transporter, whose translation MTPKKGIFRGFGRNVYAAGFVSLFMDISSEMVYSLVPLFLANTLGVNKSIIGFIEGVAESTASVLRAFSGYISDRMGTRKWVMAAGYGISVLSRPLIAMGNNWGEVMVYRFTDRFGKGIRSAPRDAIIAESTHRDSFARAFNFHRAMDTVGAVLGPLIAFMLLAAYQDNYRLVFWLSIIPGVVAVALIIIFIQDVPVPPPPREKKTGLSAKHFDWKFRLFLIIATLFALGNVSDFFLILRAQDVGIPVTTIPVVYLFFNLIYSLFAIPAGVMADTYGKKRLILVGMALFALLFLGFAQAQSPRAIWFLFALYGIFMGLTEGIQKAYLATIIPAEYKATAYGIFNAAVGAAMLPSGIIAGWLWDAYSPAATFYFGAATATLSALAFAVYSGWVDREKALRQRRPGAVQ comes from the coding sequence ATGACCCCGAAAAAAGGGATTTTTCGCGGCTTTGGCCGCAACGTCTATGCCGCCGGGTTCGTCAGCCTGTTCATGGACATCAGCTCGGAGATGGTCTATTCGCTCGTCCCGCTGTTCCTCGCCAACACGCTCGGCGTGAACAAATCCATTATCGGCTTCATCGAGGGGGTGGCCGAAAGCACCGCCAGCGTCCTGCGCGCGTTTTCCGGCTACATCTCCGACCGGATGGGCACCCGCAAGTGGGTGATGGCGGCGGGGTACGGCATCTCGGTGCTCTCGCGCCCGCTCATCGCGATGGGGAACAACTGGGGCGAGGTGATGGTCTACCGCTTCACCGACCGGTTCGGCAAGGGAATCCGATCCGCCCCGCGCGACGCCATCATCGCGGAATCGACGCACCGCGACTCGTTCGCGCGCGCCTTCAATTTCCACCGCGCGATGGACACGGTCGGGGCGGTGCTGGGGCCGCTTATCGCCTTCATGCTCCTCGCGGCGTATCAGGACAACTACCGCCTCGTCTTCTGGCTGTCAATTATCCCCGGCGTTGTCGCCGTGGCGCTCATCATCATATTTATCCAGGACGTGCCCGTGCCGCCCCCTCCGCGCGAGAAAAAGACCGGGCTTTCGGCAAAACACTTCGATTGGAAGTTCCGCCTCTTCCTCATCATCGCAACACTCTTCGCGCTGGGGAACGTCAGCGATTTCTTCCTGATCCTCCGCGCGCAGGATGTCGGCATCCCCGTCACCACCATCCCGGTGGTCTACCTTTTTTTCAACCTGATCTATTCGCTTTTCGCCATCCCCGCCGGCGTCATGGCCGACACCTACGGCAAGAAGCGGTTGATCCTCGTGGGAATGGCGCTCTTCGCCCTCCTCTTCCTCGGCTTTGCGCAGGCCCAAAGCCCCCGCGCCATCTGGTTTCTTTTCGCCCTCTACGGCATCTTCATGGGGCTGACCGAGGGGATACAGAAAGCGTACCTCGCCACCATCATCCCGGCGGAGTACAAGGCGACCGCCTACGGCATATTCAACGCGGCGGTCGGCGCCGCCATGCTGCCCAGCGGCATCATCGCCGGGTGGCTGTGGGACGCCTACTCCCCCGCCGCCACCTTCTATTTCGGCGCGGCCACCGCCACGCTTTCGGCGCTCGCCTTCGCCGTCTACAGCGGCTGGGTGGACCGCGAAAAGGCGCTGCGCCAACGCAGGCCCGGCGCGGTACAATAG
- a CDS encoding sigma-54-dependent Fis family transcriptional regulator yields MKHEKTVLIVEDEASLRLVLSRTAQRKGYAAATAATIAEAKEKLHAGRFFAAFLDIRLPDGQGLDLLGWIKERGIATPCVVMTADATMDNAIKAVKRGAFEYLVKPLDLNEIEQILDRIEQRAALAGAAKEAAPEAAAPGRYEIIGRSAPMQSLFKKIGKAAASNFTVLITGESGSGKELVARNLHEFSDRAARPFVTVNCSAIPKDLMESELFGHIKGAFTGADRDQKGLVEEADGGTLFMDEIGEIGPKMQAKLLRMLEEGKITPVGARKGTPVDVRFAAATNRDLEAMVREGHFREDLFHRLNVLHIPVPPLRKRVGDIELLARYFVKRYGGGKRIADEACAELAKRNWPGNVRQLQNAIKRALVMGSDEVLMPHHFSKVEEQAPEEMADWIGRIIQQGGDEIHGRIVGQIEAEMIRQGLAKCRGNKIKTAALLGINRNTLTKKVKDYSLE; encoded by the coding sequence GTGAAACACGAAAAAACCGTTCTCATCGTCGAAGACGAAGCGTCGCTCCGCCTCGTGCTTTCCCGAACGGCGCAGCGCAAAGGCTATGCCGCCGCCACCGCCGCCACCATCGCCGAGGCGAAGGAAAAACTCCACGCCGGGCGCTTCTTCGCCGCGTTCCTCGACATCCGCCTGCCGGACGGCCAGGGGCTGGATCTGCTCGGCTGGATAAAAGAGCGCGGCATCGCCACTCCCTGCGTGGTGATGACCGCCGACGCCACCATGGACAACGCCATCAAGGCGGTGAAACGGGGCGCGTTCGAGTATCTGGTGAAACCGCTGGACCTCAACGAGATCGAGCAGATACTCGACCGCATCGAGCAGCGCGCCGCGCTGGCGGGAGCGGCGAAAGAGGCCGCGCCGGAGGCCGCCGCGCCGGGCCGCTACGAGATCATCGGGCGCAGCGCGCCGATGCAGTCGCTGTTCAAAAAAATCGGCAAGGCCGCCGCCTCCAACTTCACCGTGCTCATCACCGGCGAAAGCGGCAGCGGCAAGGAACTGGTGGCGCGCAACCTGCACGAGTTCAGCGACCGCGCGGCACGGCCGTTCGTCACCGTGAACTGTTCCGCCATCCCCAAAGACCTGATGGAGAGCGAACTCTTCGGCCACATCAAGGGGGCGTTCACCGGGGCCGACCGCGACCAGAAAGGGCTGGTGGAAGAAGCCGACGGCGGCACGCTCTTCATGGACGAGATAGGCGAGATCGGCCCCAAGATGCAGGCGAAGCTGCTGCGGATGCTGGAGGAGGGGAAAATCACCCCGGTCGGCGCGCGCAAAGGAACGCCGGTGGATGTGCGCTTCGCCGCCGCCACCAACCGCGATCTGGAGGCGATGGTGCGGGAAGGGCATTTCCGCGAAGACCTGTTTCACCGCCTCAACGTGCTGCACATACCGGTGCCGCCGCTGCGCAAGCGGGTCGGCGATATCGAGCTGCTGGCCCGCTATTTCGTGAAGCGGTACGGCGGCGGCAAGCGGATAGCCGACGAGGCGTGCGCCGAGCTGGCGAAACGCAACTGGCCCGGCAACGTGCGGCAACTGCAAAACGCCATCAAGCGCGCGCTGGTCATGGGGAGCGACGAGGTGCTGATGCCGCACCACTTCAGCAAGGTGGAGGAGCAGGCCCCCGAAGAGATGGCCGACTGGATCGGCCGCATCATCCAGCAGGGGGGGGACGAAATACACGGCCGCATCGTCGGCCAGATCGAGGCGGAGATGATTCGGCAGGGGCTGGCGAAATGCCGCGGCAACAAAATAAAGACCGCCGCCCTGCTCGGCATCAACCGCAACACCCTCACCAAGAAGGTGAAAGACTACTCGCTGGAGTGA
- a CDS encoding type II toxin-antitoxin system HicB family antitoxin, translating into MRRNVIQIIVYPGNERGYVAECVNLPVVTQGATIDETVKNMQEALALHMEGESLEEMGLAPNAPLMVSMELEPIHA; encoded by the coding sequence ATGAGACGCAACGTAATACAAATTATCGTGTATCCGGGCAATGAGCGCGGCTACGTGGCCGAGTGTGTCAACCTGCCGGTGGTTACGCAGGGGGCAACGATAGACGAAACGGTAAAAAACATGCAAGAGGCATTGGCTCTGCATATGGAAGGCGAAAGCCTGGAAGAGATGGGCTTGGCCCCCAATGCCCCCCTCATGGTGAGCATGGAGCTTGAGCCGATACATGCCTAA